DNA from Quercus lobata isolate SW786 chromosome 1, ValleyOak3.0 Primary Assembly, whole genome shotgun sequence:
CACAATTTCACTCTGCCGTGTTTGAAGTGGGGGAACCAGAGGTATTTGAGGTGCATGAAGCCAGGTCCGGATGGCGGCGGTGAAGTTCCGCCGGAGGCGATGATGGATCGGCGATCTCCGGCCACGATAGCGGAGAGCTCTTCTACGGGGACTCGGCGAAAGGAATCGGAGAGGACAAGGAAGAAGGATTGGAAATCGGGAATCGAAAACGAAGGGATCGATGCGGTCAGAGAGAAGCTGTTGTTTGATCTGAAAACCGCGACGGATAAGATGAAAGACGCGATTTTtcggaaagaagaagaagaagaagaagatgaagaagaagaagaagacgaagaagaagaggaggaaatCCAAGAGGAAGATGACGAAGCGGAAATTGGAAAGAAATTGGCTCCGCCGTCGTCGGCGGTGGAAGCGAGGCCGTGGAATCTGAGAACGAGGAGAGCGGCGTGTAAGGCTCCGATTGGACCGAAGGGATTGAGAATCGAAGAGGGGAAGGTGAATTACTCGCCGTTGAGGAGTGAGAATAACAATAATGGCGGCGTTAGTGTAAAGTCGCCGAGgctaaaaaaagagaaagaaaagcagAGGACAAAGTTGATTGTGCCGTTGGGGAAGAAAGAGGTCGAAGAAGATTTCATGGAGATGATTGGCCAAAGGCCAGCAAGAAGGCCCAAGAAACGGCCCAGAATTGTTCAGAAGCAAATCGATGTAAGTATTTACCATTACCAATACCAATTTATTATTCTACtctgttgtttttgttggaattggaattcaatttcatttGGGTTTCGTTTTTCTGTGTGGCAGACGCTATTTCCGGGGATGTGGTTGATGGACATTACAGTTGATTCCTACAAGGTTCCTGAGTCTGCTGACAATGGCAAGGTAAggtctttgtttggttgctgagaaaaacAAATGTGGGAAATTTTATGCAAGtcaaaagtttttgttttttcctggATTCTGAttattgggtttgtttttaaaTGCAGAGATAGTAATGGGATTGCCaagtttcaaacttttcaaGGCTTCTTCTGTTTGCTGACTACTGTAACTTTGTGACCCTGACTAGTGGTATACCACACTATCTTTGTGAATTGGGAACATGGTAATATCCACAACAAAAAGTGTTGAATTCCCAGTAACTTGTGGTGCAAATGTAATGCATGTccagttgcttttttttttttttaattctaatttttgttttttaattatgattCGTTTTTCTTTCTACTTAAGTCAGAATAATAATCTTGTGTAAAGGAAACAGCGGTGGATGGAAAGATGTTATTAgataaaagagagattttttttctttgttttatgagTTTGATTTTCTTAGCACACTTCATTTCGCTGCATTGATGTCAGTCAATCCAATTTTATCTTGACAAAGCATCAATTTTGTATTGCAAGCTCAGCTACTTGTgacagtttttaaaattttctgctgtttattctattttatcttttaaattttcaaaatctgtATGAGTTTGAAAAACTTCAGATACTTAGTTGAGTAACTTGAGAGGAGTAAATGTTGTAATCACACtcacctagcaaaaaaaaatttgtaatcatACTCTGGTAATTCTTTGtagataaaggaaaattcttgAGGCTCACTTCTTTGTGTGACTACTTGACTAGTCCTAGTTCTTTATATCTTCTAGTTGGTGCAGCGTTGGATTTAGTGACCAAACTCTTGACTTTATTTACATGGAAACTAATAGGAGGTCATTGCTGTTGAGCTTTGCTTGCTTACAAAATTCTGACCCTGCACAGCTATCAGAAGTGAAATTCATGCTTAACAGACGTTTTAGGCTTGAATTTTAGAGTTGTCACATATGTGCAATTGCTTAATCTCCTTCACCCTGCCTCAACAATCAATTTTCCCCCCCACAAGATTGTGCATCAACTTCTTGTGTTTATCGCTTGTTGGTATTTAATGTATGAGATCCTGTCTGGTCAATGTAGTAGAAGTGGTGATTTCATGGAAGATGTTTAAATTCTTTTTGCTTGGTTTTTGCATCTGTGATATCGGTTCAGGATACTGCTcactttaaaaagttctttaCCTTATATTCCATGATTCTTATATATGTTACTGAGATAACTAAGTAGTTGATCGGTTACTTATTGAATTTGATTAGAGATATTCTTTATGCAGAACTGATCAACCAAAGGATCTCTTGTGTGGTGACAATTTGTGTGTCCTAAATCTTTGTACATAAAAGCATCCCTAATGATTCATTCCAGTCCTTTCACACATTTCATTTAGTAGTCAaaaaccttctctctctctctctctctctctctctctcctgttTTTTGGTTCACTAACAGAAACCTTCTTCTTAAGTACTTCAGTTTCCCCAAGTGGATAATCGCTGTGCTTTAGGTGGGAAAGCCTTCTACTTTGACACGGGAGATTAagtcctctctttctctctccctaagGTAGAGTTCTTTTGGCCTGGCAACTAATTTTTATATGCCTTTCCTAAGCATTATCAGGGAACTAGGGAGTGCAATGTAATTCACATGAGACCACATGGTCATTTAATTCcttcattcttcttcaaatACAAACTGGGAATCTCATCGTAGGCAGGGGTTGAAGTTAATTCCCATGCTTTGCTTTTATCCCTTGTGTCATGACATCCAAAATATCAAATGCTACATTATTGTATTTAGTCGGTGTTGTTATACAATCTATGTAACGTAGATCGTAGagtttcttcttattttttccccttctcaAATCAATAGATTTTAGAGTTTTAGGATATGCTTTttatctctcactctctttaaATCATAAGTATCTCACGCTTCTTTCGTTTTTCTTTCTTATGATGTATAATTTCCTgctggaaaaaataaaaaataaaaaatttgatgtgaAAGAATTGAGATGAAATTTCAGGCTAGGAAATACGGGCACCTCATTTGAGGTGTTGAACTAGCTGTGTCAATGttataatatttcaaaaattggtTGTATTACCGTGTTGTATAATTTTTCAGGTGATACATGGATTTTGATATGTTGTACTTGTTACTTGTTAG
Protein-coding regions in this window:
- the LOC115990305 gene encoding histone H3.v1, whose translation is MVVVEENKGTSTSMAMGPERSKALHNFTLPCLKWGNQRYLRCMKPGPDGGGEVPPEAMMDRRSPATIAESSSTGTRRKESERTRKKDWKSGIENEGIDAVREKLLFDLKTATDKMKDAIFRKEEEEEEDEEEEEDEEEEEEIQEEDDEAEIGKKLAPPSSAVEARPWNLRTRRAACKAPIGPKGLRIEEGKVNYSPLRSENNNNGGVSVKSPRLKKEKEKQRTKLIVPLGKKEVEEDFMEMIGQRPARRPKKRPRIVQKQIDTLFPGMWLMDITVDSYKVPESADNGKR